The sequence GCCATACTAGGAATCATCGTCTTCCTCCTAGCCCTGCAGCCACCCGACCTGCTCATCTTCCTGAACCTATTCGCCTTCGGAGGGTTAGAGGCCGCCTTCATCTGGCCAATCGTCCTAGGACTGTACTGGAAATACGGCAACAAATACGGCGCCATACTCAGCATGCTCACCGGCATCATTAGCTACATCGCGATCCACTTTTACAACGCAGCAAACGGCAACCTATTCGGCGTACACACAGTAACACTCCCAATCGTACTGTCACTCATCGCCTACATCATCGGCTCCCTCGCCATCCAGCGAAAAGCCTTCAGGTTCTAAAATGAAAAGCGGACCCCCACAACCGGGCGTCCGCTTTTTCCATCTAAAAGCTCATATAATTCCACAAAACCTCATATCCGCCTCCAAAACCGCATAAAACATTACGAAACTATATGGAATCTGCAAAACATAAAATCTCGAACGTACTCAGGGAATCTACATGTTTTACACAAAGCAATTTGAGCTGAGTCTATTTCGTTTTTATAAGGCGTGTTGAGTAATCAGTAATGATTACACCTAATCTCATCGGATAAAAAGCGGACTCTCCACCTGGAGATCCGCTTTTTCAATCCAAAAGATTATATATCCTTACAAAAGTACAAATCTACTGAAAGCATACATCTGCTAATTAAAAACTCCCCCAATCCCCTCAGTTTTGAGGGGGCTCCCTCGCTGGCAGGCAGGAACAAACGTTGTTTGTTCCAAGCCAAGAGGGTCCGGGTGCATCCAATTTGTCAACGGCTTTCAGCTCCTTATGCTCACTCGGGAAGGACACCCTCGCTCCGCTACCGCAGAAAGCCGTTGACAAATGCAATGTGTATGCGTGCTGCCTGGCGCAACACAACCAATGTCATCCCCAAACACAAAAAAGCCAGGATTCGCAGCAGCTCTCTCACCGCACATCCTGGTCCACTTACATTATCACTTCTTCACATATACGTAAGTATATTACTTTGTATGATTGTGGTATAATGTGCATATAATAAGAAAAGCTGAACGTCTACGAAACGTCCAGCTAATTTCAGTCACATGCCGCATGAAGAGCGGTTGACCAGGTTTTTGTTGGAGAAATGTTTACTCAAAGAGTAACCCCCATTTTGTTCCTGTCGAAAGGGAATGGGCGGTTACTTCTTTTTGTTGGTAAGGAGCACAATCATGCCAATAATAGCTGTTGCTTTTGTTGCAAATGCTATAAAAGCTTGAAATAGCATGTTCATTGCCTCGTAAGTTACCATCATATATAAACACCCCCTTTCTCAAGGGAGTGTCAACCGCCCATCTACTTTATGCAACTGATGTTCTCATTCTACCATCATTACGGTCTAGTAAACAGATATGTATGTAAGAGAATCACTTCAATCTCTATGGAAACGAAATTATGAAATTGCTCCTAAACAGAAAGGATTTAGCAATGGATCGCTAATCTCACAAAACTCCATAACTTCTCGCAAAACCTCATATCTCCAAATAAAAGCTCATATAACGCCCAAAAAGCTCATATATCCGAAAATAACCTCATAAACCCTCACTTTCCTGTATAATCAACTCATCAATCACTCACCAAAGAAAGAAGGCACAACAACTATGTGGAAACTCTACGCACTCCTCACAACAACAATGCTCGTCTGGGGACTAAACCTCCCCCTACTCAAATACATGCTCACATTCATGAATCCCGTCACCATGACAGCATTCCGCATCCTAACAGCCGGAATCACCGTCTTCATCATCCTAAGCGCATTCAAACTCGTCCGACTCCCAACAAAAAAAGAATGGACATACATCATCGGAGGAGCCGCACTCAACGTCGTCATGCACCACTACTTCCTCAACATGGGACTCTTCCGCACAACCGGCACAAACGCAGGCCTCATCCTAGGAACCGGCCCCGTCCTAACAGCCATCCTAACCGCACTCATCCTGCGAAACTACCCGACCAAAATCCAATGGCTCGGCGCCATCACAGGCTTCATCGGCATCGGATCCGTCGTCCTCGCAGGCGACCAAGGACTATCCGGCCTCAAAATAGGCGACGGCTTCATATTTCTCGCCATCCTTGCCCAAGTCTTTTCGTTTTTGATAATCGCGAAGGCGGCAAAGACGCTTGACCCAAGGCTTCTCACCGCGTACATGTTAACGACGGGAAGTCTCCTACTCATCATCATCAGCTTCATCCAAGAACCCGGCGAAATCGTCAAATTTACAACAGTTCCACCGTCATTCTGGGCAGCCTTCGCCGCCAGTGCCATTCTCGGAACTGCAGTCGGGCACATGCTCTACAACTATTCACTTGGAAAAGTCGGCCCATCCAAAGCCGCCATCTTCATGAACTTGAACACATTGTTCTCTCTCATCGGATCCGCACTCTTCCTAGGAGAAATCATCACAAGCCGTCACCTGATCGGTTTCGCACTCATCATCATCGGCGTCATCCTCGGATCAGGCGCAGCCGAAGACTTATGGAAAAAAAGGAAAAAGAAAAGGGAAGTGGAGGCCTAGGCCATCACTTCCTTTTTCGCTTTTGATTGGTAAAACCTATTCAGGGCGACTTGTACGCTAGTAAACTAAGTATCCTCCCAGCAACACAACCAACCTTCGGTTTTCAAAAGATGCACATAAAGTCCTGTGAAGAAAAAAAGAAATTTGCTCAACAAACTAGTAACAATGGACGATAATAGAAGAAAAGGAGCGTCCAACATGAAAAAACAACTCTTGACGACCGCGTTTGCCGCAACTCTACTATTCAGCACGACCTCATTACAAGCTCAAGCAAAATCATTTATAGACGTACCGACAACACACTGGGCGCATGCACCCATAGACACCATCTCAAACGCCGGCCTCATTAGCGGCTATGACGACGGTACTTATCGACTCAACCAGCCGGTGACTCGTGCTCAATCCGCAAAAATCGTTGCACTCGCAGTCAAAGCAAAGCCGACGGAAGATTACATACTGGCCTACAAAGATGTGACACAAGCACACGGCTCCTATAATCATATAAAAGCACTCACACAACGCGGTGTGTTCCCGAACAATGAAGCGTTCAACCCGAATACCCCGCTCAAACGGGGCGAAATGGCGAAAATGATCGCGATCGCTTACAACATCATTCTGGATGATAACGACCTCATCAGCTTCAAAGACGTCACGAAGACGAACGCCAACCACAAATACATCACAGCAATCGCTGAACTCGGCATCACGACAACGAAGCAAGGAGGCGAATTCCTTCCGGACGAGCCTGTATCGCGTGCCCATATGGCAGCTTTCGTCACCCGCGCGATGGAATTCGATGCCAAACGTAAAACCGGCGAAATCTATTACGACAAGGCGAAAAAACAATACATGGAAAAAGTCTATTCAATTCCTGAAGCGCCACCAGTCGCTATGGTAGATTCATATACCATCCAAACCATCACGCTCGTCAATAAAGAACGGCAACAAAAGAAAGCCGCCAAACTCGCACACGACAAAGCACTTTCAGCAATCGCTCAAAAGAAAGCGGAAGACATGGCGAACAACAACTACTTCGCCCATCAATCACCGACATACGGGTCCGTCGGCCAAATGCTTGACCGCTTCAAATATGACTGGACAGCATACGGTGAAAACATCGCCAAAGGCTACACGACATCTGATTCCGTCGTCGC is a genomic window of Sporosarcina oncorhynchi containing:
- a CDS encoding S-layer homology domain-containing protein, which produces MKKQLLTTAFAATLLFSTTSLQAQAKSFIDVPTTHWAHAPIDTISNAGLISGYDDGTYRLNQPVTRAQSAKIVALAVKAKPTEDYILAYKDVTQAHGSYNHIKALTQRGVFPNNEAFNPNTPLKRGEMAKMIAIAYNIILDDNDLISFKDVTKTNANHKYITAIAELGITTTKQGGEFLPDEPVSRAHMAAFVTRAMEFDAKRKTGEIYYDKAKKQYMEKVYSIPEAPPVAMVDSYTIQTITLVNKERQQKKAAKLAHDKALSAIAQKKAEDMANNNYFAHQSPTYGSVGQMLDRFKYDWTAYGENIAKGYTTSDSVVAGWVNSPGHYKNIMESTFTNIGSGYATDKDGTTYWVHIFSRK
- a CDS encoding DMT family transporter, which encodes MLVWGLNLPLLKYMLTFMNPVTMTAFRILTAGITVFIILSAFKLVRLPTKKEWTYIIGGAALNVVMHHYFLNMGLFRTTGTNAGLILGTGPVLTAILTALILRNYPTKIQWLGAITGFIGIGSVVLAGDQGLSGLKIGDGFIFLAILAQVFSFLIIAKAAKTLDPRLLTAYMLTTGSLLLIIISFIQEPGEIVKFTTVPPSFWAAFAASAILGTAVGHMLYNYSLGKVGPSKAAIFMNLNTLFSLIGSALFLGEIITSRHLIGFALIIIGVILGSGAAEDLWKKRKKKREVEA
- a CDS encoding putative holin-like toxin; the protein is MMVTYEAMNMLFQAFIAFATKATAIIGMIVLLTNKKK